One Phaseolus vulgaris cultivar G19833 chromosome 2, P. vulgaris v2.0, whole genome shotgun sequence DNA window includes the following coding sequences:
- the LOC137809057 gene encoding S-protein homolog 3-like, protein MGIFGKSVSFIWVLILIVSSANNSRVFGQLIIEVTNALDNGSLDLTVACPNIDGKSYLLHPGGFHEWINNGVATQSGGSPFLCSFQWKGASHMFNMYVPSRDNDCEECHWFAKETGPCRVYNRPNKPTICSKWD, encoded by the coding sequence ATGGGTATCTTTGGTAAAAGTGTATCATTCATATGGGTGTTGATCCTTATAGTGTCATCTGCAAACAATTCTAGAGTTTTTGGACAGTTGATTATTGAGGTGACAAATGCTTTGGACAATGGAAGTTTAGACTTAACCGTTGCTTGTCCCAATATTGATGGTAAAAGTTACCTTCTGCATCCTGGTGGTTTCCATGAATGGATTAATAATGGTGTTGCTACTCAATCAGGAGGCTCACCGTTCCTTTGTTCTTTTCAGTGGAAAGGAGCATCTCACATGTTTAACATGTACGTTCCTTCTAGGGACAATGATTGCGAAGAGTGTCATTGGTTTGCCAAAGAAACTGGACCATGTAGGGTTTATAACCGTCCCAACAAACCTACCATTTGCTCTAAGTGGGATTGA